The following proteins are co-located in the Doryrhamphus excisus isolate RoL2022-K1 chromosome 3, RoL_Dexc_1.0, whole genome shotgun sequence genome:
- the nsun4 gene encoding 5-methylcytosine rRNA methyltransferase NSUN4 isoform X2: MCAAIKAASRPKHPPTSLAQQHFDVTYNTQLGQLWPSARIALLSERKYGALVNHFCNDAFVEDLHSQGCTDFITDPDREVQAGQVSECKVEKCDDDDVVEQQLSPPHLNPNIKCFVFPRGDITRFKPARPDMSGLLRYYLMDAASVLPCLALDVHEGHNVLDLCAAPGGKSLALLQTQAIGFLCLNDASVSRTLRLRKVLHSYVPKQLLSPERLRITSFDGTKWGEIEQNTFDRVLVDVPCTTDRHSLMEDDNNIFNKSRTGERRRLPQLQLELLLAGVVAATPGGEIVYSTCTLSHIQNVAVVEQAIYLAQENHGIQLQVVDLRPLTHMFRNTFHFASDLHLGELVVPHLAANFGPIYMCKLRRLT; the protein is encoded by the exons ATGTGTGCAGCCATtaag GCTGCTTCTCGACCCAAGCACCCTCCTACCAGTTTAGCTCAACAGCATTTTGATGTGACCTACAACACTCAGCTGGGGCAACTCTGGCCATCGGCTCGAATTGCCCTGCTCTCCGAGAGAAAGTATGGAGCTCTGGTTAATCATTTCTGCAATGACGCTTTTGTAGAAGACCTCCACTCTCAAGGATGCACAGATTTCATCACCGATCCAGACAGAGAAG TACAAGCAGGTCAGGTCTCAGAGTGCAAAGTGGAgaaatgtgatgatgatgatgttgttgAGCAACAGTTATCACCCCCACATCTCAATCCTAACATCAAGTGCTTTGTCTTTCCAAGAGGCGATATTACAAGATTCAAGCCAGCGAG ACCAGACATGTCTGGGCTGTTGCGCTACTACTTAATGGATGCTGCGTCAGTATTGCCTTGCCTTGCGCTGGATGTTCACGAGGGCCACAATGTGCTGGACCTCTGTGCTGCCCCAGGAGGAAAGAGCTTGGCTTTGCTCCAGACCCAAGCAATTG gttttttgtgtttaaacGACGCCTCTGTGTCTCGGACATTACGACTGAGAAAGGTGCTCCACAGCTACGTACCCAAGCAGCTTTTAAGCCCCGAGAGGCTCCGCATCACTTCCTTCGATGGCACCAAGTGGGGGGAAATAGAACAGAACACTTTCGACAGA GTCCTTGTTGATGTTCCTTGTACCACAGACCGACATTCGCTCATGGAGGATGAcaacaatatatttaataagaGCAGAACCGGTGAAAGACGACGGCTGCCTCAGCTACAGCTGGAATTACTACT GGCGGGCGTGGTAGCAGCAACTCCGGGCGGTGAGATTGTTTACTCCACCTGTACGCTTTCTCACATCCAGAATGTTGCCGTTGTTGAGCAAGCCATCTACTTGGCCCAAGAGAACCACGGCATCCAGCTTCAG GTAGTGGATCTGCGACCACTCACACACATGTTCAGGAACACCTTTCACTTCGCTTCCGACCTCCACCTGGGTGAGCTGGTCGTCCCACACTTAGCTGCTAACTTTGGGCCCATTTATATGTGCAAGTTAAGGAGGCTGACATAA
- the nsun4 gene encoding 5-methylcytosine rRNA methyltransferase NSUN4 isoform X1, translated as MPLRLDATLLIRKIRNLRSLTFRRHRVKEKWAASRPKHPPTSLAQQHFDVTYNTQLGQLWPSARIALLSERKYGALVNHFCNDAFVEDLHSQGCTDFITDPDREVQAGQVSECKVEKCDDDDVVEQQLSPPHLNPNIKCFVFPRGDITRFKPARPDMSGLLRYYLMDAASVLPCLALDVHEGHNVLDLCAAPGGKSLALLQTQAIGFLCLNDASVSRTLRLRKVLHSYVPKQLLSPERLRITSFDGTKWGEIEQNTFDRVLVDVPCTTDRHSLMEDDNNIFNKSRTGERRRLPQLQLELLLAGVVAATPGGEIVYSTCTLSHIQNVAVVEQAIYLAQENHGIQLQVVDLRPLTHMFRNTFHFASDLHLGELVVPHLAANFGPIYMCKLRRLT; from the exons ATGCCGCTTCGTTTAGATGCCACACTTTTAATCCGAAAAATTAGGAATTTGAGGAGTTTAACGTTTAGAAGACATCGAGTTAAAGAGAAATGG GCTGCTTCTCGACCCAAGCACCCTCCTACCAGTTTAGCTCAACAGCATTTTGATGTGACCTACAACACTCAGCTGGGGCAACTCTGGCCATCGGCTCGAATTGCCCTGCTCTCCGAGAGAAAGTATGGAGCTCTGGTTAATCATTTCTGCAATGACGCTTTTGTAGAAGACCTCCACTCTCAAGGATGCACAGATTTCATCACCGATCCAGACAGAGAAG TACAAGCAGGTCAGGTCTCAGAGTGCAAAGTGGAgaaatgtgatgatgatgatgttgttgAGCAACAGTTATCACCCCCACATCTCAATCCTAACATCAAGTGCTTTGTCTTTCCAAGAGGCGATATTACAAGATTCAAGCCAGCGAG ACCAGACATGTCTGGGCTGTTGCGCTACTACTTAATGGATGCTGCGTCAGTATTGCCTTGCCTTGCGCTGGATGTTCACGAGGGCCACAATGTGCTGGACCTCTGTGCTGCCCCAGGAGGAAAGAGCTTGGCTTTGCTCCAGACCCAAGCAATTG gttttttgtgtttaaacGACGCCTCTGTGTCTCGGACATTACGACTGAGAAAGGTGCTCCACAGCTACGTACCCAAGCAGCTTTTAAGCCCCGAGAGGCTCCGCATCACTTCCTTCGATGGCACCAAGTGGGGGGAAATAGAACAGAACACTTTCGACAGA GTCCTTGTTGATGTTCCTTGTACCACAGACCGACATTCGCTCATGGAGGATGAcaacaatatatttaataagaGCAGAACCGGTGAAAGACGACGGCTGCCTCAGCTACAGCTGGAATTACTACT GGCGGGCGTGGTAGCAGCAACTCCGGGCGGTGAGATTGTTTACTCCACCTGTACGCTTTCTCACATCCAGAATGTTGCCGTTGTTGAGCAAGCCATCTACTTGGCCCAAGAGAACCACGGCATCCAGCTTCAG GTAGTGGATCTGCGACCACTCACACACATGTTCAGGAACACCTTTCACTTCGCTTCCGACCTCCACCTGGGTGAGCTGGTCGTCCCACACTTAGCTGCTAACTTTGGGCCCATTTATATGTGCAAGTTAAGGAGGCTGACATAA
- the LOC131124970 gene encoding cytochrome b-c1 complex subunit 6, mitochondrial-like, whose product MTENCWSRRDFKTLPACDRPIALDGYLLRRHTRVCVRFGDNFSANMVSEREMLTNGDPEDEGEDAPEEEEEEEEEDLVDPLETIRAKCEETEHCVHYKERLELCEARVSSRSNTEEECTEELFDFLHARDHCVASKLFHNVK is encoded by the exons ATGACGGAAAACTGCTGGAGTAGGCGGGACTTTAAG ACGCTTCCTGCGTGTGACCGACCTATCGCCCTCGACGGATATCTGCTCAGGAGGCACACTCGGGTTTGTGTCCGTTTTGGCGACAATTTCAGCGCAAATATGGTGTCGGAGAGAGAAATGCTCACTAACGGCGACCCTGAAGACGAG GGGGAGGATGCCcctgaagaggaagaggaggaagaagaggaagacctGGTG GACCCCCTAGAAACAATCCGAGCCAAGTGTGAGGAAACTGAACACTGTGTGCACTACAAGGAGCGTCTGGAGCTCTGCGAGGCCCGTGTGTCGTCCAGATCGAACACTGAAGAAGAGTGCACAGAAGAGCTGTTTGACTTCCTGCATGCACGTGACCACTGT GTAGCAAGCAAGCTGTTCCACAATGTCAAATAA
- the pif1 gene encoding ATP-dependent DNA helicase PIF1, whose protein sequence is MSGPEDSSAQLQCCVTTEHLNASGQATRRQVIRKATVVLGRNEFQEIILRIHDGKVPQNYPLKDFKLFTKFARDGKCTVQLLPENIQVLISNCPPDQLGLFLRTLGIKHQARMGNKPLSHREKLKAGLPRSFEAISPLQQKDLQKVNELRSTWNGPPKGLSDRTNRNTAAGSGQQVKRSRGVCDFSPVKANPSKKPILSLPSRKLNKGQAAVLGAVLRGKNVFFTGSAGTGKSFLLKRIIGSLPPKSTFATASTGVAACHIGGTTLHSFAGIGSGSAPLEQCIELAQRPGVLQHWTGCRHLIIDEISMVDATFFDKLESVARSVRRSTEPFGGIQLVICGDFLQLPPVSKGQEKAKFCFQARCWRKVIQVNMELMEVRRQTDESFISLLQAVRVGRATEEVTAKLIKSAYHQVDRDGIVATRLCTHKNDVELTNDNKLQQLPGSARQFEALDSDPALVRTIDAYSPVSRLLQLKVGAQVMLTKNLDVTRGLVNGARGVVVAFEPGKHGLPRVRFLCGATEVLKPERWVFKSGGGAYLSRQQLPLKLAWAISIHKSQGMTLDCVEISLARVFESGQAYVALSRARSLEGLRVMDFDPRVVRADPDVLLFYKKLRKERLLMQAAMDDYVDSGNKENLLWG, encoded by the exons ATGTCTGGACCTGAGGATAGCAGTGCCCAATTGCAGTGTTGTGTAACAACCGAGCACCTAAATGCGTCAGGACAAGCCACCCGGAGGCAGGTCATCCGCAAAGCAACTGTTGTCCTGGGAAGAAATGAGTTCCAGGAAATCATCCTTCGCATCCACGACGGAAAAGTGCCGCAAAATTATCCCCTGAAAGACTTCAAACTTTTCACCAAATTTGCCCGTGATGGGAAGTGCACCGTCCAACTGCTCCCTGAGAACATCCAGGTGCTCATCTCCAACTGCCCTCCCGACCAACTCGGCCTCTTCCTGAGAACTCTGGGCATCAAACACCAGGCCAGGATGGGGAACAAACCTCTGAGCCACCGAGAGAAGCTCAAAGCGGGGCTGCCACGCAGCTTTGAGGCCATCAGCCCCCTGCAGCAAAAAGACCTCCAGAAGGTCAATGAGCTCAGAAGCACCTGGAATGGTCCTCCCAAAGGCCTTTCAGACCGCACTAATAGGAATACggcagcaggaagtggacagcaGGTCAAAAGATCAAGGGGGGTCTGTGACTTCAGCCCC GTGAAAGCCAACCCCAGCAAGAAGCCCATTCTGTCTCTACCGTCACGGAAGCTGAACAAAGGACAGGCTGCCGTCCTCGGTGCTGTGCTGAGGGGAAAGAACGTCTTCTTCACAGGCAGTGCAG GGACTGGGAAGTCCTTCTTACTGAAGAGAATAATTGGGTCGCTCCCTCCAAAGAGCACCTTTGCTACTGCCAGCACGGGAGTGGCTGCATGTCACATTGGAGGAACAACGCTACACAGCTTTGCAG GTATTGGCTCAGGCTCCGCCCCATTGGAACAGTGTATCGAGCTGGCCCAGAGGCCCGGGGTGCTGCAGCACTGGACCGGCTGTCGACACCTCATCATTGATGAGATCTCCATGGTGGATGCTACATTCTTTGACAAGCTGGAATCCGTGGCCAG GTCGGTGAGGAGGTCCACTGAGCCGTTTGGGGGCATCCAGTTGGTTATCTGTGGGGATTTTCTCCAGCTGCCTCCCGTCTCGAAGGGGCAGGAGAAGGCCAAGTTCTGCTTCCAG GCCAGATGTTGGCGTAAAGTCATCCAGGTCAACATGGAGCTAATGGAGGTGCGGCGACAAACAGATGAGTCGTTCATCTCCCTCCTCCAGGCGGTGAGGGTGGGCAG GGCAACAGAAGAGGTCACGGCCAAACTGATAAAAAGTGCCTACCATCAGGTGGACAGAGACGGTATCGTAGCAACCAGACTGTGTACACACAAGAACGATGTGGAGCTCACCAACGACAATAAGCTGCAGCAGCTGCCAG GGTCAGCGAGACAATTCGAGGCTCTGGACAGCGACCCGGCCTTGGTGAGGACCATAGACGCCTACAGCCCCGTCAGCAGACTGCTTCAACTCAAAGTGGGAGCCCAG GTCATGCTGACAAAGAACCTGGATGTCACTCGGGGACTGGTCAATGGAGCCCGAGGGGTTGTGGTGGCGTTTGAGCCTGGAAAACATG gacTCCCACGCGTGCGCTTCCTGTGTGGTGCCACTGAAGTGTTGAAGCCTGAACGCTGGGTGTTTAAGTCCGGGGGCGGAGCCTACCTGAGCCGACAGCAGTTGCCACTCAAACTGGCCTGGGCCATTTCCATCCACAAGAGTCAG GGTATGACATTAGACTGTGTGGAAATCTCTTTGGCTCGTGTTTTTGAGAGCGGCCAAGCATACGTGGCCTTGTCTCGGGCTCGCAGCTTGGAAGGTCTCAGGGTTATGGACTTTGATCCGCGTGTGGTCCGGGCTGACCCAGATGTTCTTCTGTTCTACAAGAAACTGAGGAAGGAGAGGCTTCTCATGCAG GCCGCCATGGATGACTATGTTGACAGTGGCAACAAAGAGAATCTCTTGTGGGGATAG